One Leclercia pneumoniae genomic region harbors:
- the aceF gene encoding pyruvate dehydrogenase complex dihydrolipoyllysine-residue acetyltransferase yields the protein MAIEINVPDIGADEVEITEILVKVGDKVEAEQSLITVEGDKASMEVPSPQAGIVKEIKVSVGDKTETGKLIMIFDSADGAADAAPAKAEEKKEAAPAAAPAAAAAKDVNVPDIGGDEVEVTEILVKVGDKVEAEQSLITVEGDKASMEVPAPFAGTVKEIKINTGDKVSTGSLIMVFEVAGAEGAAAPAKAEAAPAQASAPAAAGGAKDVNVPDIGGDEVEVTEVMVKVGDKVAAEQSLITVEGDKASMEVPAPFAGTVKEIKISTGDKVSTGSLIMVFEVEGAAPAAAPAAAAAPAPSAAPAQAAKPAAAPAAKAEGKSEFAENDAYVHATPLIRRLAREFGVNLAKVKGTGRKGRILREDVQSYVKDAVKRAEAAPAAAAGGGIPGMLPWPKVDFSKFGEIEEVELGRIQKISGANLSRNWVMIPHVTHFDKTDITDLEAFRKQQNAEAEKRKLDVKFTPVVFIMKAVAAALEQMPRFNSSLSEDGQKLTLKKYINIGVAVDTPNGLVVPVFKDVNKKSITELSRELTTISKKARDGKLTAGEMQGGCFTISSIGGLGTTHFAPIVNAPEVAILGVSKSAMEPVWNGKEFVPRLMMPISLSFDHRVIDGADGARFITIINNTLSDIRRLVM from the coding sequence ATGGCTATCGAAATCAATGTACCGGACATCGGAGCTGATGAAGTTGAAATCACCGAGATCCTGGTCAAAGTAGGCGACAAAGTTGAAGCTGAACAGTCGCTGATCACCGTAGAGGGTGACAAAGCCTCTATGGAAGTCCCGTCTCCTCAGGCTGGCATCGTTAAAGAGATCAAAGTCTCTGTTGGCGATAAAACCGAGACCGGCAAACTGATCATGATTTTCGATTCCGCCGACGGTGCAGCTGATGCTGCACCTGCTAAGGCAGAAGAGAAGAAAGAAGCCGCTCCGGCTGCAGCACCTGCTGCTGCGGCAGCGAAAGACGTTAATGTGCCTGACATCGGCGGTGACGAAGTTGAAGTCACTGAAATCCTGGTGAAAGTGGGCGACAAAGTTGAAGCTGAACAGTCCCTGATCACTGTAGAAGGCGACAAAGCCTCTATGGAAGTCCCGGCGCCGTTCGCGGGTACCGTTAAAGAGATCAAGATCAACACCGGTGACAAAGTCTCTACCGGCTCCCTGATCATGGTCTTTGAAGTGGCTGGCGCTGAAGGCGCGGCGGCTCCGGCGAAAGCCGAAGCGGCTCCGGCACAGGCGTCTGCACCAGCAGCGGCTGGCGGTGCGAAAGACGTTAACGTACCGGACATCGGCGGTGACGAAGTTGAAGTGACCGAAGTGATGGTAAAAGTGGGCGACAAAGTTGCCGCTGAACAGTCACTGATCACCGTTGAAGGCGACAAGGCTTCTATGGAAGTCCCTGCGCCGTTCGCCGGTACCGTTAAAGAGATCAAAATCAGCACCGGCGACAAAGTCTCTACCGGTTCTCTGATCATGGTCTTCGAAGTAGAAGGCGCTGCACCTGCGGCCGCTCCGGCTGCCGCTGCTGCTCCAGCTCCGTCTGCTGCACCGGCTCAGGCTGCTAAACCTGCTGCGGCCCCTGCTGCAAAAGCGGAAGGCAAATCTGAGTTCGCTGAAAACGACGCTTACGTCCACGCAACACCGCTGATTCGTCGCCTGGCGCGCGAGTTCGGTGTGAACCTGGCGAAAGTGAAAGGGACCGGTCGTAAAGGTCGTATCCTGCGCGAAGACGTTCAGAGCTACGTGAAAGACGCGGTGAAACGCGCCGAAGCTGCACCTGCTGCAGCCGCTGGCGGCGGTATCCCGGGCATGCTGCCATGGCCAAAAGTGGACTTCAGCAAGTTCGGCGAAATCGAAGAAGTGGAACTGGGCCGTATCCAGAAAATCTCGGGTGCTAACCTGAGCCGTAACTGGGTGATGATCCCGCACGTTACTCACTTCGACAAGACCGATATCACCGATCTGGAAGCGTTCCGTAAACAGCAGAACGCCGAAGCTGAGAAGCGTAAACTGGATGTGAAATTCACCCCAGTGGTCTTCATCATGAAAGCGGTTGCTGCGGCGCTGGAACAGATGCCTCGCTTCAACAGCTCCCTGTCTGAAGATGGCCAGAAGCTGACGCTGAAGAAATACATCAACATCGGTGTTGCGGTTGATACGCCAAATGGTCTGGTTGTTCCGGTCTTCAAAGACGTGAACAAGAAGAGCATTACCGAGCTGTCCCGTGAACTGACCACCATCTCCAAAAAAGCGCGTGATGGTAAGCTGACTGCCGGCGAAATGCAGGGCGGCTGCTTCACTATCTCCAGCATCGGCGGCCTGGGTACTACCCACTTCGCGCCGATTGTGAACGCGCCGGAAGTGGCGATCCTCGGTGTGTCCAAGTCGGCGATGGAGCCGGTGTGGAATGGTAAAGAGTTTGTGCCGCGTCTGATGATGCCAATCTCTCTCTCCTTCGACCACCGCGTGATCGACGGTGCTGATGGTGCGCGTTTCATCACCATCATCAACAACACCCTGAGCGACATTCGCCGCCTGGTGATGTAA
- the lpdA gene encoding dihydrolipoyl dehydrogenase — MSTEIKTQVVVLGAGPAGYSAAFRAADLGLETVIVERYNTLGGVCLNVGCIPSKALLHVAKVIEEAKALAEHGIVFGEPKTDIDKIRTWKEKVITQLTGGLAGMAKGRKVKVVNGLGKFTGANTLEVEGENGKTVINFDNAIIAAGSRPIELPFIPHEDPRVWDSTDALELKEVPKRLLVMGGGIIGLEMGTVYHALGSEIDVVEMFDQVIPAADKDIVKVFTKRISKKFNLMLETKVTAVEAKEDGIYVSMEGKKAPAEPQRYDAVLVAIGRVPNGKNLDAGKAGVEVDDRGFIRVDKQLRTNVPHIFAIGDIVGQPMLAHKGVHEGHVAAEVIAGMKHYFDPKVIPSIAYTEPEVAWVGLTEKEAKEKGISYETATFPWAASGRAIASDCADGMTKLIFDKESHRVIGGAIVGTNGGELLGEIGLAIEMGCDAEDIALTIHAHPTLHESVGLAAEVFEGSITDLPNAKAKKK, encoded by the coding sequence ATGAGCACAGAAATCAAAACTCAGGTCGTAGTACTTGGGGCAGGCCCGGCAGGTTATTCCGCAGCATTCCGCGCGGCGGATTTAGGTCTGGAAACCGTCATCGTAGAACGTTACAACACCCTTGGCGGTGTTTGTCTGAACGTCGGCTGTATCCCTTCTAAAGCGTTGCTGCACGTAGCGAAAGTTATCGAAGAAGCCAAAGCACTGGCTGAACACGGTATTGTCTTCGGCGAGCCGAAAACTGACATCGACAAAATTCGTACCTGGAAAGAGAAAGTTATCACTCAGCTGACCGGCGGTCTGGCGGGTATGGCCAAAGGCCGTAAAGTGAAAGTGGTAAACGGTCTGGGTAAATTCACCGGCGCGAACACCCTGGAAGTGGAAGGCGAGAACGGTAAAACCGTGATCAACTTCGACAACGCGATCATCGCCGCGGGTTCTCGTCCAATTGAACTGCCGTTCATTCCACATGAAGATCCACGCGTGTGGGACTCTACCGATGCGCTGGAGCTGAAAGAAGTACCTAAGCGCCTGCTGGTTATGGGTGGCGGTATCATCGGTCTGGAAATGGGTACTGTGTACCACGCGCTGGGTTCAGAGATTGACGTGGTTGAAATGTTCGACCAGGTTATCCCGGCTGCAGACAAAGACATCGTTAAAGTCTTCACCAAGCGCATCAGCAAGAAGTTCAACCTGATGCTGGAAACCAAAGTGACTGCCGTTGAAGCGAAAGAAGACGGTATTTACGTTTCCATGGAAGGCAAAAAAGCCCCTGCTGAACCACAGCGTTACGACGCCGTGCTGGTGGCAATCGGCCGTGTGCCGAACGGTAAAAACCTCGACGCGGGCAAAGCTGGCGTGGAAGTGGACGACCGTGGCTTCATCCGCGTTGACAAGCAGCTGCGTACCAACGTGCCGCACATCTTTGCTATCGGCGACATCGTCGGTCAGCCAATGCTGGCGCACAAAGGTGTTCACGAAGGTCACGTTGCCGCGGAAGTTATCGCTGGCATGAAGCACTACTTCGATCCAAAAGTAATCCCATCTATCGCCTACACTGAGCCAGAAGTTGCCTGGGTTGGTCTGACTGAGAAAGAAGCGAAAGAGAAAGGCATCAGCTACGAAACCGCCACCTTCCCGTGGGCTGCTTCTGGCCGTGCTATCGCTTCCGACTGCGCAGACGGTATGACCAAGCTGATCTTCGACAAAGAATCTCACCGTGTGATCGGTGGTGCGATTGTCGGCACCAACGGCGGCGAGCTGCTGGGCGAAATCGGCCTGGCGATCGAAATGGGCTGTGACGCTGAAGACATCGCGCTGACCATCCACGCTCACCCAACTCTGCACGAGTCCGTGGGCCTGGCGGCAGAAGTGTTTGAAGGTAGCATCACCGACCTGCCAAACGCTAAAGCGAAGAAGAAGTAA
- a CDS encoding DUF2950 family protein, whose protein sequence is MKNKLLCGMAICLLSTAALAQQSFSTPEQATDALATAISEQNEKAMSSLLGGNWRDILPPEGADPGAVDRFMRDWKVRHNTVVNGDTAHLMVGSHDWQLPIPVMRTASGWQFDIKEAAEAILTREIGRNELAAIDALHAYVDAQQRYFAVTQRYADKIVSTEGKKDGLYWPAAPGEAPSPLGPAFSPTTSGAGYNGYRFRILPEGKGFAMIAWPVVYGQTGVMSFVINQDDRVYQTNLGPDSAQKAQALTAYRPDKTWQPVAPD, encoded by the coding sequence ATGAAAAATAAATTACTCTGCGGAATGGCGATATGCCTGCTTTCGACCGCCGCGCTGGCGCAGCAATCTTTCAGCACGCCAGAGCAAGCGACCGATGCGCTGGCAACGGCCATCAGTGAGCAAAATGAAAAGGCGATGAGTAGCCTGCTGGGGGGAAACTGGCGCGATATCTTACCGCCGGAAGGGGCCGATCCCGGGGCTGTCGATCGCTTCATGCGCGACTGGAAAGTCCGTCATAACACGGTGGTCAACGGCGATACCGCACACCTGATGGTGGGGAGCCACGACTGGCAATTACCGATACCCGTGATGAGAACCGCTTCTGGCTGGCAATTTGACATCAAAGAGGCGGCAGAAGCGATCCTGACCCGCGAGATTGGCCGCAATGAACTGGCCGCGATAGATGCGCTGCACGCCTACGTAGATGCCCAGCAACGCTATTTTGCAGTCACTCAACGTTACGCCGACAAAATTGTCAGCACAGAGGGGAAGAAGGATGGCCTCTACTGGCCCGCCGCCCCCGGAGAAGCGCCCAGCCCGCTCGGCCCGGCATTTAGCCCAACTACATCCGGTGCGGGCTATAATGGATATCGGTTCCGCATTTTGCCGGAGGGAAAAGGCTTTGCCATGATAGCCTGGCCGGTTGTATACGGTCAGACAGGGGTGATGAGCTTCGTGATTAATCAGGATGATAGGGTGTATCAAACTAACTTAGGCCCTGATTCAGCCCAGAAAGCGCAGGCATTGACCGCCTATCGCCCGGATAAAACCTGGCAGCCTGTCGCCCCGGACTAA
- a CDS encoding DUF3300 domain-containing protein — protein MKMPFKPPLLVLLCSAGLFAASGAMFVNSRTTPPAPAAQPTAAQPAAPVTDPVVAPAFTAAQIDQWVAPIALYPDALLSQILMASTYPTNVLQAAQWSKDNPRMQGDAAIRAVAAQPWDPSVKSLVAFPQLMSLMGENPPWVQNLGDAFLAQPKDVMDSVQRLRLLAQQAGALQSTPQQKVTTVTKSAPATTAASQIATPTASPTVIKIESADPQVVYVPTYNPNTLYGTWPNSAYPPVYLPPSPGEQFTNSLVKGLGFSLGVATTYALFSNINWDDDWDHHHHDDDWDHHGGYNRNGDNNININVNNFNKISGQHLTDASRRWQHNPAYREGIPYPTSQLSDRFHSTHATAGLSSTQQKPVNREGQRQAALNQMEKSTGKTLAQTVRPATRDAQRQASTEQLRQISRRNNYRGYDSGHQTAQHARREPLARSPENRVSHSGQQRDVQQRINQNRANALSGNDSRSANWQAQQQRGAQSRQLATRQHQPREMPAGHAEHREFLHR, from the coding sequence ATGAAGATGCCCTTTAAGCCCCCTCTGCTTGTCCTTCTGTGCAGTGCCGGGCTGTTCGCCGCCTCAGGCGCGATGTTCGTTAACAGCCGCACAACCCCACCAGCACCAGCAGCACAACCCACAGCGGCACAACCTGCGGCCCCTGTCACCGATCCCGTCGTTGCGCCAGCCTTCACAGCCGCGCAGATCGATCAGTGGGTTGCCCCCATCGCGCTCTACCCGGATGCCCTGCTGTCGCAAATTTTGATGGCCTCGACCTATCCGACCAATGTCCTGCAGGCGGCGCAATGGTCAAAAGACAATCCCAGAATGCAGGGCGATGCAGCTATTCGGGCCGTTGCTGCGCAACCGTGGGACCCGTCAGTAAAATCGCTGGTGGCATTTCCACAGCTCATGTCCCTGATGGGTGAAAACCCGCCCTGGGTACAAAACCTGGGCGATGCGTTTCTTGCACAACCGAAAGATGTGATGGACTCGGTGCAACGCCTGCGTTTACTGGCGCAACAGGCCGGAGCATTACAATCGACACCACAGCAAAAAGTCACCACAGTGACAAAATCGGCCCCGGCGACAACGGCCGCCAGCCAGATAGCCACACCCACCGCAAGCCCAACGGTGATTAAGATTGAATCGGCCGACCCGCAGGTCGTGTATGTTCCAACCTATAATCCCAACACTCTGTATGGCACCTGGCCCAACAGCGCTTATCCGCCGGTCTATTTACCCCCTTCCCCCGGCGAGCAGTTCACTAACAGCCTGGTGAAAGGTTTAGGCTTCAGCCTGGGCGTGGCGACCACCTATGCCCTCTTCAGCAATATCAACTGGGATGACGACTGGGATCACCATCATCACGATGATGACTGGGATCATCACGGCGGCTATAACCGCAACGGTGATAACAACATCAATATCAACGTTAATAATTTCAACAAAATCAGCGGACAGCACCTGACGGACGCCAGCCGTCGCTGGCAACATAATCCGGCCTATCGGGAGGGGATACCCTATCCTACCAGCCAGCTCAGCGATCGTTTTCACTCCACCCACGCGACTGCCGGGCTGAGTTCGACACAGCAAAAACCGGTCAACAGGGAGGGTCAGCGTCAGGCAGCCCTGAACCAGATGGAGAAATCGACCGGCAAAACCCTTGCGCAGACCGTGCGACCAGCCACCCGGGACGCGCAGCGCCAGGCGTCTACGGAACAGCTCAGGCAGATCTCCCGGCGCAACAACTACCGTGGCTACGACAGCGGTCATCAAACGGCGCAACATGCGCGCCGCGAGCCCCTGGCACGCAGCCCCGAAAATCGGGTTTCACACTCCGGGCAGCAACGTGATGTTCAGCAGCGCATCAACCAGAACCGCGCCAATGCGCTGAGCGGTAACGACAGCCGCTCCGCTAACTGGCAGGCCCAGCAGCAGCGCGGTGCGCAGAGCCGACAACTGGCGACTCGCCAACATCAACCCCGTGAGATGCCAGCCGGACATGCTGAACATCGTGAATTCCTTCACCGCTAA
- the acnB gene encoding bifunctional aconitate hydratase 2/2-methylisocitrate dehydratase, producing MLEEYRKHVAERAAEGIVPKPLDATQMAALVELLKNPPKGEEEFLLDLLINRVPPGVDEAAYVKAGFLAAIAKGDATSPLVTPEKAIELLGTMQGGYNIHPLIDALDNDTLAPIAAKALSSTLLMFDNFYDVEEKAKAGNVYAKQVMQSWADAEWFLNRPALAEKITVTVFKVTGETNTDDLSPAPDAWSRPDIPLHALAMLKNAREGIEPDQPGSVGPIKQIEALQQKGFPLAYVGDVVGTGSSRKSATNSVLWFMGDDIPHVPNKRGGGLCLGGKIAPIFFNTMEDAGALPIEVDVSNLNMGDVIDVYPFKGEVRNHETNELLASFALKTDVLIDEVRAGGRIPLIIGRGLTTKAREALGLPHSDVFRQAKDVAESSRGFSLAQKMVGRACGVAGVRPGAYCEPKMTSVGSQDTTGPMTRDELKDLACLGFSSDLVMQSFCHTAAYPKPVDVTTHHTLPDFIMNRGGVSLRPGDGVIHSWLNRMLLPDTVGTGGDSHTRFPIGISFPAGSGLVAFAAATGVMPLDMPESVLVRFKGKMQPGITLRDLVHAIPLYAIKQGLLTVEKKGKKNIFSGRILEIEGLPDLKVEQAFELTDASAERSAAGCTIKLNQAPIEEYLTSNIVLLKWMIAEGYGDRRTLERRIQGMEKWLADPQLLEADADAEYAAVIDIDLADIKEPILCAPNDPDDARPLSAVQGEKIDEVFIGSCMTNIGHFRAAGKLLDTHKGQLPTRLWVAPPTRMDAAQLTEEGYYSVFGKSGARIEIPGCSLCMGNQARVADGATVVSTSTRNFPNRLGTGANVFLASAELAAVAALIGKLPTPEEYQTFVAQVDKTAVDTYRYLNFDQLSQYTEKADGVIFQTAV from the coding sequence GTGCTAGAAGAATACCGTAAGCACGTAGCAGAACGTGCCGCCGAGGGAATTGTACCCAAACCTTTAGATGCAACCCAAATGGCCGCGCTCGTCGAGCTGCTGAAGAATCCGCCTAAGGGCGAAGAAGAATTCCTGTTAGATCTGTTGATCAACCGTGTACCGCCTGGCGTAGATGAAGCTGCCTATGTCAAAGCCGGATTCCTTGCCGCCATTGCTAAAGGCGATGCGACCTCCCCCCTGGTTACTCCTGAAAAAGCGATTGAACTGCTCGGCACCATGCAGGGCGGCTATAACATTCATCCGCTGATTGATGCGCTGGATAACGACACGCTGGCACCGATTGCCGCGAAAGCGCTCTCTTCAACGCTGCTGATGTTCGATAACTTCTACGATGTGGAAGAGAAAGCGAAAGCGGGCAACGTCTACGCGAAGCAGGTGATGCAGTCCTGGGCCGATGCTGAATGGTTCCTGAACCGTCCTGCGCTGGCTGAAAAAATCACCGTTACCGTCTTCAAAGTGACCGGTGAAACTAACACCGATGACCTCTCTCCGGCACCGGATGCGTGGTCTCGCCCGGACATCCCTCTGCACGCCCTGGCGATGCTGAAAAACGCCCGTGAAGGTATCGAGCCGGATCAGCCTGGCAGCGTGGGCCCGATCAAGCAGATCGAAGCCCTGCAGCAGAAAGGTTTCCCGCTGGCCTACGTTGGTGACGTTGTGGGTACCGGTTCTTCCCGTAAATCGGCAACCAACTCCGTGCTGTGGTTCATGGGCGATGATATCCCGCATGTGCCGAACAAACGCGGCGGCGGTCTGTGCCTCGGTGGCAAAATTGCCCCTATCTTCTTTAACACCATGGAAGATGCGGGCGCGCTGCCAATCGAAGTGGATGTTTCTAACCTGAACATGGGCGACGTGATTGACGTTTACCCGTTCAAAGGCGAAGTGCGTAACCACGAAACCAACGAACTGCTGGCCAGCTTCGCGCTGAAAACCGACGTGCTGATTGACGAAGTCCGCGCCGGTGGCCGTATTCCGCTGATCATTGGCCGTGGCCTGACCACCAAAGCGCGTGAAGCGCTCGGTCTGCCGCACAGCGATGTGTTCCGTCAGGCGAAAGACGTGGCTGAAAGCAGCCGTGGTTTCTCTCTGGCGCAGAAAATGGTTGGCCGCGCGTGCGGCGTCGCGGGCGTCCGTCCGGGCGCGTACTGCGAACCGAAGATGACCTCTGTCGGTTCTCAGGATACCACCGGCCCAATGACCCGTGACGAACTGAAAGACCTGGCGTGCCTGGGCTTCTCTTCCGATCTGGTGATGCAGTCCTTCTGCCACACGGCGGCCTATCCGAAGCCGGTTGATGTGACCACGCACCACACGCTGCCAGACTTCATCATGAACCGTGGCGGCGTCTCTCTGCGTCCGGGCGATGGCGTTATCCACTCCTGGCTGAACCGCATGCTGTTGCCAGATACCGTGGGTACCGGCGGTGACTCCCACACCCGTTTCCCAATCGGGATCTCCTTCCCGGCGGGCTCCGGTCTGGTGGCCTTCGCCGCTGCGACCGGCGTTATGCCACTGGATATGCCGGAGTCCGTGCTCGTGCGCTTCAAAGGCAAAATGCAGCCGGGTATCACTCTGCGCGACCTGGTTCACGCCATCCCGCTGTACGCTATCAAACAGGGCCTGCTGACCGTTGAGAAGAAGGGCAAGAAAAACATCTTCTCTGGCCGTATCCTGGAGATCGAAGGTCTGCCGGATCTGAAAGTGGAGCAGGCGTTCGAACTGACCGATGCCTCCGCTGAGCGTTCTGCTGCAGGCTGTACCATCAAGCTGAACCAGGCGCCGATTGAAGAGTATCTGACCTCCAACATCGTCCTGCTGAAGTGGATGATTGCCGAAGGCTATGGCGATCGTCGTACCCTGGAGCGTCGTATTCAGGGCATGGAAAAATGGCTGGCGGATCCGCAGCTGCTGGAAGCTGACGCTGATGCAGAATACGCGGCCGTGATCGACATCGATCTGGCTGATATCAAAGAGCCGATCCTCTGTGCACCGAACGATCCGGACGATGCGCGTCCACTCTCTGCAGTGCAGGGCGAGAAGATCGACGAAGTGTTCATCGGTTCCTGTATGACCAACATCGGCCACTTCCGTGCTGCCGGTAAGCTGCTGGATACCCATAAAGGCCAGCTGCCAACCCGCCTGTGGGTGGCACCGCCAACCCGTATGGACGCGGCTCAGCTGACCGAAGAGGGCTACTATAGCGTGTTTGGTAAGAGCGGTGCGCGTATCGAAATCCCTGGCTGCTCCCTGTGCATGGGTAACCAGGCGCGCGTGGCGGACGGTGCGACGGTGGTCTCCACCTCTACCCGTAACTTCCCGAACCGTTTAGGTACCGGTGCAAACGTCTTCCTGGCCTCCGCGGAGCTGGCGGCGGTTGCGGCGCTGATTGGCAAGCTGCCAACGCCGGAAGAGTACCAGACCTTTGTGGCTCAGGTTGATAAGACGGCTGTTGATACCTATCGCTATCTGAACTTCGATCAGCTCTCTCAGTACACCGAGAAAGCGGACGGGGTTATCTTCCAGACGGCAGTATAA
- the yacL gene encoding protein YacL: protein MDYEFLRDITGVVKVRMSMGHEVVGHWFNEEVKENLALLDEVEQAARTVKGSERSWQRAGHEYTLWMDGEEVMVRANQLEFSGDEMEEGMNYYDEESLSLCGVEDFLQVVAAYRDFMKQK, encoded by the coding sequence ATGGATTACGAATTTCTGCGCGATATCACCGGTGTGGTGAAAGTGCGCATGTCGATGGGCCACGAAGTGGTCGGGCACTGGTTTAATGAAGAAGTGAAAGAGAACCTTGCCCTGCTGGATGAAGTGGAACAGGCGGCACGCACCGTGAAAGGCAGTGAGCGCTCATGGCAACGCGCCGGGCATGAATATACTCTGTGGATGGACGGCGAAGAGGTGATGGTTCGCGCTAATCAACTGGAGTTTTCCGGCGACGAAATGGAAGAGGGGATGAACTACTACGACGAAGAGAGCCTGTCGCTGTGCGGCGTAGAGGATTTCTTGCAGGTTGTGGCCGCTTACCGCGACTTTATGAAACAGAAATAA
- the speD gene encoding adenosylmethionine decarboxylase has protein sequence MKKLKLHGFNNLTKSLSFCIYDICYAKTAEERDGYIAYIDELYNANRLTEILSETCSIIGANILNVARQDYEPQGASVTILVSEEPIDPKLIDQTEHPGPLPETVVAHLDKSHICVHTYPESHPEGGLCTFRADIEVSTCGVISPLKALNYLIHQLESDIVTVDYRVRGFTRDINGMKHFIDHEINSIQNFMSEDMKALYDMVDVNVYQENIFHTKMLLKDFDLKHYMFHTKPEDLSEEERKVITDLLWKEMREIYYGRNIPAV, from the coding sequence TTGAAAAAGCTTAAACTGCATGGCTTTAACAACCTGACCAAAAGCCTGAGTTTTTGTATCTACGATATCTGCTATGCAAAGACAGCGGAAGAGCGCGATGGTTATATCGCCTATATCGATGAACTCTACAACGCCAACCGCCTGACTGAAATCTTGTCAGAAACCTGCTCAATTATCGGCGCCAATATCCTGAACGTTGCACGCCAGGATTATGAACCGCAAGGCGCCAGCGTGACCATTCTGGTCAGCGAAGAGCCGATCGATCCCAAGCTTATTGACCAGACTGAACACCCAGGTCCGCTACCTGAAACGGTGGTGGCTCACCTCGATAAAAGCCATATCTGCGTACATACCTATCCGGAAAGCCACCCTGAAGGCGGCCTTTGCACGTTCCGCGCAGATATTGAAGTCTCGACCTGCGGGGTGATTTCACCATTAAAAGCGCTGAATTACCTGATTCATCAACTTGAATCCGATATTGTGACCGTCGATTATCGCGTACGTGGTTTTACGCGTGATATCAACGGGATGAAGCACTTTATCGATCATGAAATAAACTCGATTCAGAACTTCATGTCCGAAGATATGAAAGCGCTGTACGACATGGTGGACGTGAACGTTTACCAGGAAAATATCTTCCATACCAAAATGTTGCTAAAGGATTTCGACCTTAAGCACTACATGTTCCATACCAAACCGGAAGATTTAAGCGAAGAAGAGCGTAAGGTCATTACCGACCTGCTCTGGAAAGAGATGCGCGAGATTTATTACGGCCGCAATATTCCGGCCGTATAA
- the speE gene encoding polyamine aminopropyltransferase encodes MTKNALWHETLHDHFGQYFAVDNVLYHEKTDHQDLIIFENTAFGRVMALDGVVQTTERDEFIYHEMMTHVPLLAHGHAKHVLIIGGGDGAMLREVSRHKSIESITMVEIDAGVVSFCRQYLPNHNAGSYDDPRFNLVIDDGVNFVNQTTQTFDVIISDCTDPIGPGESLFTSAFYEGCKRCLKPGGIFVAQNGVCFLQQDEALDSHRKLSNYFSDVSFYQAAIPTYYGGVMTFAWATDNEALRHLSTEIIQARFHQANLTCRYYNPAVHTAAFALPQYLKDALTSKGVS; translated from the coding sequence ATGACCAAAAATGCGCTGTGGCATGAAACGCTGCACGATCACTTTGGGCAGTACTTTGCCGTTGATAACGTGCTGTATCATGAAAAGACCGATCATCAGGATCTGATTATCTTCGAGAACACGGCTTTTGGCCGCGTGATGGCGCTGGATGGCGTTGTACAAACCACCGAACGTGATGAATTCATCTATCACGAAATGATGACCCACGTCCCGCTGTTGGCTCACGGCCACGCCAAACATGTTCTGATCATCGGCGGCGGCGACGGCGCGATGCTGCGTGAAGTCTCGCGTCATAAGTCGATTGAAAGCATCACCATGGTGGAAATTGATGCCGGCGTGGTCTCCTTCTGTCGCCAGTATTTACCCAACCACAACGCGGGCAGCTACGACGATCCGCGGTTTAACCTTGTCATCGATGATGGGGTTAACTTTGTTAATCAGACCACGCAGACCTTTGACGTGATCATCTCCGACTGTACCGACCCTATCGGCCCCGGTGAGAGCCTGTTTACCTCAGCATTTTATGAGGGCTGCAAGCGCTGCCTGAAACCGGGCGGCATCTTTGTTGCCCAGAATGGCGTCTGCTTCCTGCAGCAGGACGAAGCCCTCGATAGCCACCGCAAATTGAGCAACTACTTTAGCGATGTGAGCTTCTACCAGGCGGCGATTCCGACCTACTACGGCGGCGTGATGACGTTTGCCTGGGCCACGGATAACGAAGCCCTGCGCCACCTCTCCACTGAAATTATCCAGGCGCGCTTCCATCAGGCTAATCTGACCTGCCGCTACTATAATCCCGCGGTTCATACCGCAGCATTCGCACTACCACAATATCTGAAAGACGCACTGACATCTAAGGGGGTGAGCTAA
- a CDS encoding YacC family pilotin-like protein, which produces MKTFFRTILFSSLMISCANSYALSENEAEDMADLTAVFVFLKNDCGYQNLPNGQIRRALVFFAQQNQWDLSNYDSFDMKALGEDSYRDLSGIGIPTAKKCKALARDSLSLLAYVK; this is translated from the coding sequence ATGAAGACGTTTTTCCGCACAATTCTGTTCAGCAGCCTTATGATTAGTTGCGCAAATAGCTATGCGCTGAGTGAAAATGAAGCCGAAGATATGGCGGATCTGACGGCAGTGTTTGTGTTTCTGAAAAACGATTGCGGCTACCAGAATTTACCCAACGGACAGATTCGTCGTGCTTTAGTCTTTTTTGCCCAGCAAAACCAGTGGGATCTCAGCAACTACGATAGCTTTGACATGAAGGCGCTCGGTGAAGATAGCTACCGCGATCTCAGCGGCATCGGCATTCCTACCGCGAAAAAATGCAAAGCGCTGGCCCGCGACTCGTTGAGTCTTCTTGCCTACGTAAAGTAA